The genomic region ATTGGCCGCTTGTAGCAAACAGGCTGAAACCAGTGTTCCGGCAGACAGCGCCCAAAGCAGCTCATCTGCTCCGGCAGCCCCTGCTGAGTTGAACGAAGGTGTGAACTACACTGTATTGTCTACGCCTATTCCGCAACAGCAGGCCGGTAAAATCGAAGTATTGGAATTTTTCGGCTACTTCTGCCCGCATTGCGCCCATCTTGAGCCGGTCTTGAGCGAGCACATCAAAACGTTTAAAGACGATACCTATATGCGCCGGGAGCATGTCGTGTGGGGTGATGAAATGAAACCTTTGGCACGTTTGGCGGCCGCAGTGGAAATGGCCGGTGAATCAGATAAAGCCAACAGCCATATTTTCGATGCGATGGTTAATCAAAAAATCAATCTGGCCGATACCGATACCCTGAAAAAATGGCTGTCCGAGCAAACAGCGTTTGACGGCAAAAAAGTATTGGCTGCATTTGAGGCTCCTGAAAGCCAAGCGCGTGCGGCTCAAATGGAAGAGTTGACCAATAAATTCCAAATCAGCGGCACACCGACTGTGATTGTCGGCGGCAAATACCAAGTTGAATTTAAAGACTGGCAGTCCGGTATGACCACGATTGACCAGTTGGTGGATAAAGTACGCGAAGAGCAGAAAAAGCCGCAATAAGTTGAGGATTGAATGAGTAAAGGCCATCTGAAAATAGGATTTCAGACGGCCTTTTGTATTTAGGCTTTATAGAAGAGATGATTGCTTAAAGCCTTATGGTTTTAAATCAGAATATATAGCGGATTAACAAAAACCAGTACGGCGTTGGCTCGCCTTAGCTCAAAGAGAACGATTCTCTAAGGTGCTGAAGCACCAAGTGAATCGGTTCCGTACTATCTGTACTGTCTGCGGCTCGCCGCCTTGTCCTGATTTTTGTTAATCCACTATAAATCAGAATATAAAACAAAAACGCCGTCTGAAATTTCAGACGGCGTTTTCTGTCAAATCGGCTTACAAACCTGGGAACATGCCTTTCATTCCCTTCATGCCTTTGGCCAAGCGCATCAGTTTGCCCAAGCCGTTGCCGCTGAACATCTTCATCATTTGTTGCATTTGTTCAAACTGTTTGAGCAATTTATTCACTTCCTGCACGGTCGTACCCGCACCCATCGCAATACGGCGTTTGCGGCTAGCTTTGAGCAGGGCAGGGTTGGCGCGTTCTTTAGGGGTCATCGAGTTGATGATGGCTTCCACTTTGCCCATCGCTTTTTCAGCCGTACCTTCGGGGATTTGTTTCGATATTTGACCCAGTTCGCCCGGCATTTTTGACATCAGGTTTTCCAAGCCGCCCATATTGCGCATCTGCTGGATTTGTTCTTTAAAGTCATTGAGATCGAAGCCTTTGCCTTTTTGCAGCTTTTTCGCCATTTTGGCGGCGGCGGCTTCATCAATACCTTTTTGAACGTCTTCAATCAGGGTCAATACGTCGCCCATGCCGAGGATACGGCTGGCAAGACGGTCGGGGTGGAAAGGTTCGAGGCCGTTGATTTTCTCGCCGACACCGATAAATTTAATCGGTTTGCCGGTTACATGGCGTACGGACAATGCCGCACCGCCGCGCGAGTCGCCGTCCATCTTGGTCAATACGACACCGGTCAGCGGCAGGGCTTCATTAAATGCCTGAGCAGTGTTCACCGCATCCTGACCCAACATGGCATCGATAACAAACAAGGTTTCAACCGGGTTGACCGCAGCATGAAGGGCTTTGATTTCATTCATCATCTCTTCATCGATTGCCAAACGGCCGGCGGTATCGACCATTAAGACATCGTAAAAATGTTTTTTGGCGTAATCGACGGCGGCAGTGGCAATTTCAACCGGTTTTTGGTTGGTATCGGATGGGAAAAAGTCCACGCCGACCTGTTCAGCCAACAGGCGCAGCTGTTCAATCGCGGCAGGGCGGTAAACGTCGGCAGATACCACCAAAACTTTTTTCTTCTGATCGTTTTTCAGCAGGCGGGCGAGTTTGCCGACGGTTGTTGTCTTACCGGCACCCTGCAAACCCGCCATCAACACGACGGCGGGTGGCGCAACCGACAAATCCAGCGTTTTGTTTTCCCTGCCCATCAGTTCGGTCAGGGCTTTGTTGACCACGCCGATAAATGCCTGATCCGGCGTCAGGCTGCCCGCTACTTCCTGACCGAGGGCCTTTTCTTTGACGTTGTTGATGAACTCTTTGACGACAGGCAGGGCGACATCCGCCTCAAGCAGGGCGAGGCGGACTTCGCGCAAGGCTTCTTTAATATTGTCTTCGGTCAGTTTGGCCTGCCCGCGGATGTTTTTGAGAACATTGCTGAAGCGGCCGGTTAAATTGTCTAACATACTGGTCCTTGGTCTGAATAAGAATAGCTTGCCCCATCAGGGGCATTCTTTGTTAAAATAAAATCAAAATAATTTGATGCGGCTTGTGTGCCGGACAGCATATCGGCAAATCCGTCAAGGCTTGCCCGAAACGGGGATTTTACAATTCCAACGTTAAAAGTTCCAATATTTCATAAGCGGCCGCATACAGCGCAACAGTATAGATTAGAGAAAGTCCACCATGCCGACAGTTTTCATCTTTTTGACGGCGGTTTACGCAGGATTGGGTGCATTTGCATGGCACTGCCAACAGCAGGGGCTCGGCCGGGATTACCCGTGGAAGACGGAATTGCCGGTTTTGGGCGCGGCATTGACCGTCCATGGCGCGGCACTGCTTATGCCGGTCATTCAAGACAAAATCATCATTATGGGCTTTGGGTATTCCGGCAGCCTGATTGTTTGGATGATGCTGTTTATTTATTTTGCCGGCAGCTTCTTTTATTCGCTGCGCGGAGTGCAGTTGCTGCTGTATCCTTGCGCCGCACTGATGCTGCTGTCAGGTTTGGTTTTTCCTGGAAAATTCTCGGGATATGAAATTACCGACCTTCCCTTTATGCTGCATATCGGAACTTCGCTGCTTGCATACGGGCTGTTCGGCATCGCAACATTATTGTCCGTTTTGACCCTGCTGCTGAATCGGAGCCTGCACCGCAGGAACTTCTCCAAGCTCGCAGGATTCCTGCCGTCGCTGCTCAGTTTGGAAAAACTCATGTTCCAGGCCATGTGGGCAGGTTTCATCCTGCTGACCTATTCCGTCGTCAGCGGAACATTTTTTGCCGAAGCCGTATTCGGCAAACCCATGACCTTTACCCATAAAACCGTATTCGGCATATTGTCATGGCTGATTTACGGCGGACTGCTGCTCAAGCACAGCATGACCGCATGGCGCGGCAAAAAAGCCGCCGTGTGGACCATCATCGGATTTGTCAGCCTGATGATTGCCTATATGGGCAGCAAGTTCGTATTGGAAATCATTCTGAACAGATAAGAAGAGCCAACAGATGCCGTCCGAAGCCCCGAGTTTCAGACAGCATATTCACAAAGGCGCACCAGTCAGAGGAGGGAGAGGAAGGGATTGTTGGAGGCGGCGCAGCATTTAGCAGAAATAAAAAACCTTATCCGACAGCGACATGACGAATTTCCCCAAAAAAATCCCACTGAAAGCATTGACCGTTTTTCCCTGTGGGCGTATAGTTCGGTTCTTCGCTGCTGCAGAAGTGGCGGACGAACTGAAAAGTATAGCACAGAATGTTGGGGATATCGAGAGATATCTTGACAAGCGGAAGAAATACTTTATAATTCAAACGCTCTTTAACAAAACAGATTACCGATAAGTGTGAGTGCCTTGAGCCTCACACTGTTTGAAAGACAGACAAGATAATGTTTTGAACATTGTCCTGTCGGTTTCTTTGAAGCAGACCAGAAGTTAAAAAGTTAGAGATTGAACATAAGAGTTTGATCCTGGCTCAGATTGAACGCTGGCGGCATGCTTTACACATGCAAGTCGGACGGCAGCACAGAGAAGCTTGCTTCTCGGGTGGCGAGTGGCGAACGGGTGAGTAACATATCGGAACGTACCGAGTAGTGGGGGATAACTGATCGAAAGATCAGCTAATACCGCATACGTCTTGAGAGAGAAAGCAGGGGACCTTCGGGCCTTGCGCTATTCGAGCGGCCGATATCTGATTAGCTAGTTGGTGGGGTAAAGGCCTACCAAGGCGACGATCAGTAGCGGGTCTGAGAGGATGATCCGCCACACTGGGACTGAGACACGGCCCAGACTCCTACGGGAGGCAGCAGTGGGGAATTTTGGACAATGGGCGCAAGCCTGATCCAGCCATGCCGCGTGTCTGAAGAAGGCCTTCGGGTTGTAAAGGACTTTTGTCAGGGAAGAAAAGGCTGTTGCTAATATCAGCGGCTGATGACGGTACCTGAAGAATAAGCACCGGCTAACTACGTGCCAGCAGCCGCGGTAATACGTAGGGTGCGAGCGTTAATCGGAATTACTGGGCGTAAAGCGGGCGCAGACGGTTA from Neisseria meningitidis harbors:
- a CDS encoding thiol:disulfide interchange protein DsbA/DsbL — its product is MKLKTLALTSLTLLALAACSKQAETSVPADSAQSSSSAPAAPAELNEGVNYTVLSTPIPQQQAGKIEVLEFFGYFCPHCAHLEPVLSEHIKTFKDDTYMRREHVVWGDEMKPLARLAAAVEMAGESDKANSHIFDAMVNQKINLADTDTLKKWLSEQTAFDGKKVLAAFEAPESQARAAQMEELTNKFQISGTPTVIVGGKYQVEFKDWQSGMTTIDQLVDKVREEQKKPQ
- the ffh gene encoding signal recognition particle protein, whose amino-acid sequence is MLDNLTGRFSNVLKNIRGQAKLTEDNIKEALREVRLALLEADVALPVVKEFINNVKEKALGQEVAGSLTPDQAFIGVVNKALTELMGRENKTLDLSVAPPAVVLMAGLQGAGKTTTVGKLARLLKNDQKKKVLVVSADVYRPAAIEQLRLLAEQVGVDFFPSDTNQKPVEIATAAVDYAKKHFYDVLMVDTAGRLAIDEEMMNEIKALHAAVNPVETLFVIDAMLGQDAVNTAQAFNEALPLTGVVLTKMDGDSRGGAALSVRHVTGKPIKFIGVGEKINGLEPFHPDRLASRILGMGDVLTLIEDVQKGIDEAAAAKMAKKLQKGKGFDLNDFKEQIQQMRNMGGLENLMSKMPGELGQISKQIPEGTAEKAMGKVEAIINSMTPKERANPALLKASRKRRIAMGAGTTVQEVNKLLKQFEQMQQMMKMFSGNGLGKLMRLAKGMKGMKGMFPGL
- a CDS encoding inner membrane protein YpjD; protein product: MPTVFIFLTAVYAGLGAFAWHCQQQGLGRDYPWKTELPVLGAALTVHGAALLMPVIQDKIIIMGFGYSGSLIVWMMLFIYFAGSFFYSLRGVQLLLYPCAALMLLSGLVFPGKFSGYEITDLPFMLHIGTSLLAYGLFGIATLLSVLTLLLNRSLHRRNFSKLAGFLPSLLSLEKLMFQAMWAGFILLTYSVVSGTFFAEAVFGKPMTFTHKTVFGILSWLIYGGLLLKHSMTAWRGKKAAVWTIIGFVSLMIAYMGSKFVLEIILNR